The genomic region AGTTATCTATGGTGGAAATGGGTGTGTGGTGAGGGATGAGAGATTTGAATCCTTGCTAAATCAAGGTTCTTCTTGACTTTGTGGGGGGGTTTGGGGGGCTTGTGCTTGAATGgtatgttgtattttttttcttctttctttttaaattttggtttagaATAGGGGGAAcggtttttgttatcaaaattgaTATGTATTGTGTAATGTAAATGATCAAATGGTGGATTTTAGTGATTTATACAGAACATGACAACTTACTTGTATGCTGGGGTTGGGACTtattttttgattgttgttagaaattttacacattttttggTTTCATAGCTAATTTGTTGTCAAATATCATAGCTTCTTGTTGGAATCTATGTTCGAATCTGCTCTTGCACTTGTTAATGATAGTGTGTGCCTTTTATTCAACATCATATCATTGTAGAAACTAGAAACCTTAAATGATCTTATATCAGTTCTTCATCTAGAGCTTGGAAAGCTGTGAGAGGAATACATTGATGCTTACTATATTTGAAAAGGTATTCATATTGGTGCCATGGGAAGGTGGATAAGTATTGAACACATGACTTTATCCTCTGTATTATCCTTACTAGGGAAGTATGTTGTTCTTACGAAGAAAAAAGTGTTATTTGTGTTATAGTTTATTGGCAAATTTAAACTGAAGGGTAAAGAAAATAGTGGATGAACATATTCAAGTAAGCCCATTGGAAGCTAATTAGATGCTCATTCTGTTAGGTTAAGCATGAATCATAAGTTCACCTCAAAAGAAGCTTCATATTTTTGATATGCATATAAAAGTTGATCTTGTCCATTGAtgagaaatgaaataattatattaGTGGAAGGAACATTAACAACTAAACTCAAATAAGCAACATGGAATGTGTAAGATAGGAATACACGCCTCATAGTATGTTCAAAGGTATTCATATTGGTGCTATGAGGAGGTATATAAGATAAGTATCCAACCCAGACTCTACCCTCTGAATTGTTCTTACAAGGAAAAAGTTGttcttacaaagaaaaaaagtgtaCTTTGTGTTAAGAGTTTATTGGTAgatttaaaagagaaaagaaaatactgGAGGAACATGTTCAAGCAAGCCATGTAGAAGCTAATTAGAAATTCATTCGATCATGTATTTTCTTTTCCGTTATTTCGTATAATAACTAAGAGTAGTATGTTGTGCATTTACTTGCATGATTTAAGAACTTTTGCCAAggataatttcttttaaatgcTTATAGTTACatcagtttttagttttgtcttgACTCTTAAACAGACATGTAATTTACATGAAATCATGAAGTGCCATGTGATTATGAACTTCAATTGGTAAGTTCATGTTGATGGAGATGTTTTGAATATTGGATCAGAtcctttttcatttgtttgaaATGGAGACATTTTATTTCAagtagaaatttaatttttcatgaatttaaaGGTACCCACATACATAGATGATATAGAGGATCCCAATTACCACATTTCATCCTGCCATGCAATTTCTCTTTTCTGAATTTATGTAAATTATTGTtagcaagaaagaaaaatttatgtgaaaataaattACTGCATTTTTGTAGCAATTTAAACTGAAATATCTGATTAAAGCAGATGATAGATGGGAACTATGAGAATTTTGGGCAAACCTTGATACAGAACACTGAGTATTGATTACCAATAAAACTCTGTTTAAGTGGATTGGAGGCACTCATTTCCAGAAATATGACTCGGTTCAATGATAGGAGGGAACTCTAATAGAATTTCGCTGCATATTTTAAGGATGGATTTGTGCAAGAACCAGATTTACAGCTAGGAAGAAGACATGGAGTGAGGTTTACATGACCTAAAAGGTAAAGGATAGAAAAATACCATCAGAAAGGTGGTGTTTGTTGCTACCATCCATAAGATTTGGCTATAGAGATATAGGAGAATTTTTGGTAGTAAACTCCTTCCTGAGGATTGTATTATTAAGGTTTTTAGGAATGCTGTCAGGTTTAAAGTTAGTGGCAGTACTAAACTCAAAAACTCCCTTCAGAATAGGGTGTTCTGCTGTGTGGAGGATTCTTAATTCTATTCCAAGTTAGGCTTGGGATGAGttgttttcttgtctttgcaGCCATCTGCTGCTGTTGACTCATTGTAGTGTGGttttctatatctatatatatacacacacacactacacTAAGAACTAGGACAAGATTCAAAGAGAATTGCATTAGAGTAAAGTGAAGCCATTTTTGTTGGATGTGTTTATGCCTGGTAGGTGAACAGAGTCATGGCATTACAATTGGCAGGGTGTCTAAACTACAAGCATGATCTTTGAAATTGATATGGCAGTTCACAATTAGAAGTTGAAAGAATATGATGTGCAtcagttcaatcatgttttttaaaatagaaagtAATCAGAAATAGGCAACAATGTAATGATGACccaattaagaaataataaagtaTGTAGTGAGTGGGTTTTGCATGTTGTGTACACTCTAGATTTGTTTCTCACAATCATTCTTAGGGTGGTCTATTGAGGATGCATCGTGCAAGCCTTCATAAACAGGAACAACTTTGACCATtgattacatatatatatatatatatatatatatatatatatatatatatatatatatatatatattgttggggtttaggttcaagttacacctgatagTGTAATTTTTGCCAATGCTACatctcttaatttctttttattggatgtgtattttaataaatttaccGTTGGATTAGATATTCTCTTTATACCTTTGAAACTTGTAAATCCAAGATGATTACAGATCAATAACTAATAAGTGGTTCAAAGTTGCGACTTCCACACGCACTTGATATGCATTTGGAGTTAAAAGTTCGATTAGTGAGTGCCAACTCCAAATGGGTCCAGATGACTACTGACTATGGCAATGGAAATGGACGCTATGTGACAATTGATTTGAAGCAAATTAATATGTTGTCCTACTAGCAAGTGAATTCTACTTAAACCTAATAGAAATTCCATGTTGACTAATATTcattgaaaaaacaaacaaaaggaaaaacaaaatgaaaagaaaaggcgAAAAGGTAAAATAAGGAACATTTCAGACTACAAACGTGTAGAGTATTAGTGACTACTAACTAGGTCAAGGTGACCATGGTCATGGAATTGGAAAATGCGTGTTCATATGACGTTTGATTTGAAGGAAATGCATTGTCCTATTGGCTAACACAATGAACCCACATAACCCACTAGATCTCTCAAGTCATGGTTTTAGTCTTTTAGATAAGATTAGTAACCTGAATTGGTTGGATGCTAAAAAGCTGGTTTGACAAATAATTTAGTGCCTTCAGACTATGTCATTTTCAACCCTTAACCATAATAAGCACTGTGAGTCTGTGACAGTGAAAGATGATGGAAAAGTTTGCAGCACCTATAATTTTGTCATGAAGTCATGGTTATTCGGGGTATGAAAGTAAAGtggtataaaatttgaagatCAAGCATGATTGCAGCATTAGTTTTGTTAATTAGGATAGTGCGGGGATTAAAATGTATATCAAATTGTTGGGAAAGCTTCCATAGACAAGTCCTAAAcaagtagtagtagtagtagtttttttttttttttccaacaataaGTGGGGGATCAAAATTATGTTCTTTCAGAGTCATAAGGTTCTTGGCCTAAACAAAAAGTTGTTGTACACCGTATATTCCCACTATTGCTTCTTCACAAAGTGAGAACTATTTGATGtttaaaatattgattaatCTATTGAATTCACTATTCTTTTAACAACTTAgtcttttgaaaattaatttatcgTATTATTAGGTAGTATAAAGTTCAAATCCCCTTTCTAATCCTcattcaaaaagttaaaaatattatgaattaaATGATTGATTCATAAGGTTCATGGCCTAAACAACAAACATTTGCGCATGATTTATTCCCACTATTGTTTCACAATGTGAGAACTATTTgatgtttataatatttattaaactcTTGAATTAACTATTCTTTTAACAATTTACGCTTTTGGAAATAATTTACTGTGTTATTAGGTAGTCCTGAGTTCAAATCCTCTTTCTAATCCTTAttcaaaaagccaaaaatatCACATATTAGGTCTTACTTATCGAAGGCATGTTTAGACTTACATACGAGGGGAGTAATAAaatattggttaattaattttagtatttttaaaatatctaaacTTTTTAGatatttagtaatttattatttgcACTTTGTTAACTTCGGTGGTTGAATTCCTCTCTCATGAACGTGCCAATTGAACTACAAGTCTTTTGAGCCGCGTTAAGttgaaatattgaatatattttacattttttattgaaagcTTGAGCTGTTCGTAAAAGTTACTTCATAAATCAGTACCGAATAAGAGTAGAGTAAATTACATTACATCAAATTGGAGACACTCAAATGTGTGTGGCATGGGCAGCATGGCTTAGGTGAGGCCAAAGTTTATCTCCATCATGCAATGTTCTTGAAATCTCAAAGCATGGTGAGTCATCTCCATCAAACTTGTGGCAAGGTTTTTCCATAATAAGAGAGAGCATTTTTTTGTGGGTGAACGTAACATCAAATTTTTGCTTATTTTGGATGAGTTTTATTTAGATGGATTTTATGTTGCTAAATCTGGTCACTCCATACAAGGAAAAACTATCACAAAAAGCAACATGGTTTGAATATATATTCAAACCATGTGGCTCTATATATAGAGCAGGGCTCCATCTGTGTATAGTGCCTCGAATGctttctctttctattttttactgACAATAGTTTTCTATGAcaatcatcatcaccatcactAATTCTTGATGAGAAAAAGTTTGGTCCATGTTCTTCTCCAGGTGATGCCTTATGCTTGAATTCTTCAATCTGACTACTAAATACCAAGTCTTCCAAGCTCCTATGTACTAATCGTCATTGTCTGCATCAATTACGTGTATCCATAGTTCCAACCTTTGGTCAAAACTTAGAAGTCTTCTTGGACCAGGCTCTGTTTAGCTGGACGTGTTTCTTGTAACTTACATGGCATGATCTAAATCATACAAGTCGATGACCTCAATTTCATGTTAGAAGACTAGAATGCACAAATAGGAAGatttctatttcacaactcGTCGATATTTGCATTTGTGAGTAATCGATCAAAAATGGAGTCCATGTAATAGGAGTTGGTAGAAGTTAGAAAGTGTCTATTATTCATAGTCCCACACATAACACATCAGCATGTTGTGAAAAATAAGTGTGATATTGGGTGTGTCCCTTCAATTTTCCTCACACAGCCTATGGATGTAACTACTTTTCTagtcttggattttttttttttttttttttttttctgaaaaaaattatgtcataTAATCTGtggttgtcttctttttttatctttatttttttactatgtGACATTATATTAGTACATTAACAAAGCATCTAATACTATTTGTTAGTCAACTACCTCAAATATTTGTTAGTTAACTACCTCAATAGGTTAGTAGTTTAAGTtgcgttttttaaaaatgcagctataggttaGCTATAGCCGGGTTTTTggaaaatgcggctatagagcACATTTTTAGTAGTGGAAGCACAATTTTAGCTCAAGGAAGTCTAAGTAATCCTTAATTTGTATTAAGTTGGATTTTATTACATCTGTGAGAAGAAGATAATAGTTGAATGAAAGAAATTTGCAGGAAGCCTAAACAAGAGattagcaaaaaagaaaagaaaaaaaaaaaaaaaagcctaaacaagagtttgtaataattttgttcaaatttagGAAATTTTAACGATGTTGCCACACTTATTACAATGTTGATTATTTTTGTGTTATGTAGGAAAGCTGCTTTTTCACTATTTGGAAGGTTAACTTTTAGCAACCATTACAACTAACTTGTTAGAAATTCACATTGAGAATGGTATTTGCCATATGTTGGTttaatttagcataaaagcccCAAATCCCACTGCATCCAGACTTGTCAATGTAGacttttgcaaaaaaattttgcaattgtgctacaatgcgattctaaatgtagaatcacaTTGTAGcacaatagtaaaactaaataatagttttttattaaatctgactttttctctctctttattttctgtGTTTTGCAattgagatatattattttagtgtaaaaatattattttaatgtgttgtattgtaaagtAAAAGTTGGAATGTTGGgagtattataaaatagtatgatataattaataaagtagctttttgagaTGATAGAATAGAATATGATAGAATAATgagatgtgaatgctcttagttCTATTCATGAGAAGGTCATAATCTCAATTAGCAGAAAGTTAAATTTGAAGTGTGAAGTTGATTAGGCATATTGTTTGCCGTACTATCATTAATTAATAGAGAAAATTAAAGGAGTAAGAGATTAGTGATACTAAATGTTAATGTGTTATGCGTAGCTGTGTATAGTCAACTGTGGTCTGTGTATATTCAATCAACCAATTTGTTGTACCTAACTCAATTCAACCCATTCCAATGTCTTGGGTTggtttttcattgatttttttttattcttaaaaaaagaaaagatttcgATTAGGTTGAGTTCATGTtggcaaaattttaaatataaatcacccaattaagaacaaaaacaaatcaacataaccacccaaaaacaaatcaacaaagaaacaaaagactCCATATACAAATATATGAAACCAAACAAATAGAGTGATTCATGGACTTTGGGAGGGCATCCCCAAGCAATTCAACTTCAGCGAAAGACTTGGATTTGGTAATCCATTTGGCTAAATCATGTGCAGttttgtttattgatttattcacCTGCTTGAAGGAGCATAAACTTAGATAGTTGAAcgaaactcattttttattagGTCTAACGAAATAATGCTAAAGTGTTCATTTGGGAtccgtttattttgttaaaaaaattgtaaataaaggtaaaagttagctgaaatagtacattGAAACCtatgaataatactaaaaagtgcagtgtaacttataaatagtagtaaaaataaactgaatagtaaaataattagACAAAAATAATCCATGCCAAATGCACACTAATCCGATAATCAAACACAACCTAACCTGAACCTCATGGTTTATAAACCTACCATAGGTTGAGTTGGTTAAAGATTTCTTAAGTTAATGAACTCTTGGTGGATGGAAAAAACTTTAAACTGAATTCAAGTATACAACCTAACCAAACCTATACACACCTATTATTACCACGGACTTTAgaaagggcaaaaaaaaaaaaaaataaataaagagagaaacaaggaaagaaaaggaaCCCACTCTAAAATCAACACCAAGAAAACACTTTCCTTCACCAAAACCCACTATACCATTGGGATAGGTTATTCTCCACTCAATTCCTATTTTACCAAAGTTTTGGCTCAAAGCTACCATTGATTTCTCAATGAACAACTTCTTAATTCTACTCCTATGAGACTCACAGGCTCCTCTGACCCattaaggagaaaaaaaaaagtatcctTGCATCATAgattttgttgggctttttaGAGGGTTTCACTTTCACTTTTTTCAACAGGCAAAGAAGACTTTTGTAAGGCTGAGTGACTGAGTGCAACAtctctttttgttaatttgataTCTTGGGTGGTGACTAATAATGCCACTTTTACATGtaatttattaacttttgatgtggaaaaaaaaaagttggtctACCTCTAACCCCTAAAAAATTAACCACTAAAAAGGGAtaaataaactataatttgCACATAGAAGaagactttcttttctttttttttggtgaaagaaGAAGACATTCTCAAACCCATCAATAAGATTTAACTTCTGTGAAAGATTGAATCTAAAAAATGggtcttaataataataattatgttttGTGCATTTATTCCATCATTCTCCAATCAGATCCCCACAAGTGCTGCAAATGTTCATCATTATATTGGTCTAAATATTTGTCAGCATTTTCCTGACGAGGCTAAAGATCAAAGGCTATCAAGGCACTATCTTCAAAAGCCCaccactctctctttttttcatcCACTTTTCAACCACCTTTCAAAGGCTGGCCAATGGCATTATGTACTTTTAATCCTTTTGATGATTGTAACCccgtaaacttttttttttgtttgtttgaatctGAATTGGTTCCAAGTGCCTTACCAAGTGTGAACAATTAGgaaatatttttgtgtttgaaaataattttttgatggtttttcttaacatttttttttaatattttttttccaagtccTTTTTGCAAggagttttattttataataccaCTTTTCCTATCCATATTTACCATCTCTAAATCCAAAATTTGCCAATCTTATACCGGTCGAAATTTAAACATATAAGTTGCGTTTGGAATAATCTTATTTTGgacagtttattttactattttttagtactatttatggatttcattgcactttttagtatatttatgggtcttattgtactatttaaactaacttttaactttatatacaatattttcaacaaaaaattttcaatttcagctaaataagctgtttCCAAATTAACGAACCCTTAATGCTGTTTTAAATTAATTAGCTTACAATTCAAGGACTAATCAAGAACAATTTTGAGTAAAAATTTTTCTCAGCTAACATAAAACTAGATtaaattgatgttttttttttttttttggcctttaaaaaagaaatctagTAATTTTACTCTTGTAGGCATCATTTGGACCCAAAAAAGCACATAATATTCTGAAATACGATAATCAGAGTTATGCATAATAATTAGTATGTAAGTGGAAAACTTTGGACCCAAAAAAGCACATGAGATTCTGAGTTATGCATAATATGTAAGTGGCAAATTTtcgaaataaaaatatatccaaATTTCTTTAATATAACGAAAACCTAAGccaacaaaacaaatcaatattCATAGCCAGAGATATtatattcaataataatatctctatcaagtatcaacatggtaatttgatatttagaagtttggaattttatcttattttagaATTGGAAGAATCGTACTAATCTGAAAGACCTGGAAagaaatttgtatttattataagtataataaaagagaaaaccaGTTAACAGCAGCTGGAATAGCTCAGTTGGTTAGAGCGTGTGGCTGTTAACCACAAGGTCGGAGGTTCAAGCCCTCCTTCTAGCGTTTgttctccttttccttttccttttctttttggttaaaatCCTCTCAACATCAATTAGTAGGGTAGGTCcttttgctaataatttttttttttgagaaacttttgtgaataataaaaaccttatagtaatgttaattttattggataaattaaataaaatggaaaGAGCATCTAAGTTCACTTACCCCCACTTCCAACTTCCACAAAAAGAATTTAGTGTTTGACAGATTTGATTGTGGGTCAGGTCAGGGTctggacttgtagaattttgAGTAGATTTGGTAATCAATGAAATATAGTTCAACTTGAAACTTCATCACTAACCACTGACCAAGGCCTACCAAGGCTTACTTTTATGGCCAAATGGCCAAGTTTCTGTTCCTAGTGTCTCCTAGATTCCCTGCCCTTGACCATTCATTTCCCAATTGTAACCAACCATAGCCATTTACAAACCTTGGCTGAGTTAAGCTAGACAAATTACAATATGCATTCTTCATTGGAATCGAATCCTTAAATGAATAGAACATGTATTTCCTGTTATCAATTAGCCATTGAACCAACTCTCGCATGGATGCTTTACAaagctataataataataataataataataataataataataaaatggtaTACTTTAAATGCTACAACTTGTAGccacatatatattaaattatgtaaaaagaaaagaaccctTTTTATGTAAAGTGcttcaaatgaaaatataaaagcaATAAGAGGCTAAAGTTTTTAATGTCGGTTAAGGATTTCCTTAGATAATACCTAAGGTTTATGACTAAGGAATGAAGTCAGACAATCCAAGACCCCAAGTTTTTAATCAAAAAATGACTCTAGCTAGGCTTATAGTTCACCACTTGATGAGGCATATTATGATTGGCCACCATTATGGCCAAGGCAGAATCAATGCGTCAATTGAAGGTGTTATTAGAAAGAAAGCCATTAGCATTTGGCTCTAGTGGTTATGAATCAATCCACCCAATAAAACTTTCAAAAAGGCACACACCCAAAAAGGCAAAAAGGCAAAgctaagagagaaaaagagagagagagagagagagagagagagagagagagagagggtgtgTGTGTAAGCTAAGGTTTTTTTGAGTGAGGATAGCACATATATTGGCTAGtaattgaagaagaaagaaataaggttgtggtggtggtggtagtgaaTTGGTGATAGGGATTAGAGAGTGGGTGACAGACCCACGTGAAtgacccaccaccaccaccaccccccTTATAGGCCCAAGTGGATGTCTTGGTTGGCTTCATATCAACGCTAACAGCCAAAATAACTCAACCACAACAATAAAACCAACATACCCACAATCACAAAACACtaccccaaaataaaaaataaagtgaaaaagGAAAGTTAGGAGGTTAACAtcattaactcatttgacaaagTGAAACCATTTTTCTTGGTTGCCCACTAACCCTAAAtactttccttctctctttttttttttttctttttttttcttttttttttttctttctttcctttgggTGGCCACTAATACAAGCTAgccattcttttttgtttttatttttgctctctctctctctctctctctctctctctctaatgctAGTGGTtgtgtctctctttctttgcaGTTATGAACTTATTTGATGGGTTCATACATGTTAGCAGCTAAAAAACAATAGGTAAAAGTTTAGCATAGCATGGGGAGAGAATGAGATGGATCACAAAGAAATTAACAAAGAAAACCCATCTCTTCTCTCTAACCATACCTCTACAAcgactactactactactacaatCAAAGAAGACTCTCCAAGGAAACCATTTGCTAGTGGTGGTGGCAGtggtgttgttgttggtggtagTAGCGATAGGTTGAAAAGAGATGAGTGGAGTGAAGGAGCGGTTTCCAGCTTGCTTGAAGCCTATGAAAGCAAATGGGTTCTCAGAAACCGAGCCAAACTGAAGGGTCATGATTGGGAAGATGTTGCTCGCCATGTTTCATCGCGTGGCAACTCTACAAAGTCGCCTAAGACACAGACACAGTGCAAGAACAAGATTGAATCCATGAAGAAAAGGTACAGGTCTGAGTCTGCCACTGCTGATGCCTCTTCATGGCCACTATATCCACGTCTTGACCTTTTGTTGCGTGGAAGTGGACCTGTACAAGCTCCACAACCACCACCTCCACCGCCTCCGCCACCACCTCCTCCGGTTAATCCTCCTTTAATGTTATTAGAGCCATCACCAGTAGTAGTGTTGCAACCACaaccagcagcagcagcagctccAGCTCCTCCACAAGTTGGGGTCACTCAAAACTCTCATGGATCCAATGGTGTTGATAGGTTGGCTAAGGTCTGTGATACTGCTAATGCTTTTACTTTTTTGTCAATTCTAGTTGTAACATGTAACTCTcactttattctttctttcagATATATATAAACCATTTCTTGCCATTGGGCTACTAAACTGGTTTCTCTTGTCTTATGATTTGTTCACTGTACTGCATGAGAAACTGATTAATGATTTTCATGACTTTTTGAAATTGTCAGAGAATTGCATACCATTACTcatatcttatcattttttttctttctaatataTAGGAAAGGATAGCATCATTGTTTGTAAATATGGCAAGATCACTAATAAAGTACATATTTCTCAAAATTTAAGTAGTTAGGAAATGTTCAT from Castanea sativa cultivar Marrone di Chiusa Pesio chromosome 11, ASM4071231v1 harbors:
- the LOC142618011 gene encoding uncharacterized protein LOC142618011, giving the protein MDHKEINKENPSLLSNHTSTTTTTTTTIKEDSPRKPFASGGGSGVVVGGSSDRLKRDEWSEGAVSSLLEAYESKWVLRNRAKLKGHDWEDVARHVSSRGNSTKSPKTQTQCKNKIESMKKRYRSESATADASSWPLYPRLDLLLRGSGPVQAPQPPPPPPPPPPPPVNPPLMLLEPSPVVVLQPQPAAAAAPAPPQVGVTQNSHGSNGVDRLAKEDGVGTKLSDQVSDKNHLETDSSTPALYNSDKDKLRSKKMKMKMEKKKRRRREELEIAESIRWLAEVVVRSEQTRMDTMREIERMRVEAEAKRGEMDLKRTEILANTQLEIARLFAGIGKGVDSSLRIGRS